A region of Marmota flaviventris isolate mMarFla1 chromosome 11, mMarFla1.hap1, whole genome shotgun sequence DNA encodes the following proteins:
- the B3gnt7 gene encoding UDP-GlcNAc:betaGal beta-1,3-N-acetylglucosaminyltransferase 7 has product MSLWKRTLYRSACLALALLVAVTVFQRSLTPGQFLQEPPPPTLGSPKAQKLSGNLVNPKSFWKSPKDVVDPTPTASQGPQTWDVTTTNCSANVNLTHQPWFQGLEPHFRQFLFYRHCRYFPMLMNHPEKCGGDVYLLVVVKSVITQHDRREAIRQTWGREWESAGRGRGAVRTLFLLGTASKQEERTHYQQLLAYEDRLYHDILQWDFLDSFFNLTLKEIHFLKWLDIYCPNIPFVFKGDDDVFVNPTNLLEFLADRQPQENLFVGDVLQRARPIRRKDNKYYIPPILYSKASYPPYAGGGGFLMAGRLARRLHHACDTLELYPIDDVFLGMCLEVLGVQPTAHKGFKTFGISQNRSSRMNKEPCFFRSMLVVHKLLPAELLAMWGLVHGNLTCSRKLQVL; this is encoded by the coding sequence gAAGAGAACCCTCTACAGGAGTGCGTGCCTGGCCCTGGCTCTCCTCGTGGCTGTCACGGTATTCCAGCGCAGTCTGACTCCTGGTCAGTTTCTGCAAGAGCCTCCACCCCCCACGCTGGGGTCACCAAAGGCCCAGAAGCTGAGTGGAAACCTGGTGAACCCTAAGAGCTTTTGGAAGAGCCCCAAGGATGTGGTGGACCCCACCCCTACGGCCTCCCAGGGGCCCCAAACCTGGGACGTGACCACCACTAACTGCTCGGCCAACGTCAACCTGACCCATCAGCCCTGGTTCCAGGGCCTGGAGCCACACTTCCGGCAGTTCCTGTTCTATCGTCACTGCCGGTACTTCCCGATGCTGATGAACCACCCCGAGAAGTGTGGCGGTGACGTCTACCTGCTGGTGGTCGTCAAGTCCGTCATTACCCAGCATGACCGCCGCGAGGCCATCCGCCAGACCTGGGGCCGCGAGTGGGAGTCTGCTGGCAGGGGCCGAGGCGCTGTGCGCACCCTCTTCCTGCTGGGCACGGCCTCCAAACAGGAGGAGCGGACCCACTACCAGCAGCTGCTGGCCTACGAGGACCGTCTCTACCACGACATCCTGCAGTGGGACTTCCTTGACAGCTTCTTCAACCTCACCCTCAAGGAGATCCACTTCCTCAAGTGGCTGGACATCTACTGCCCCAACATCCCCTTCGTCTTCAAGGGTGACGATGATGTCTTCGTGAATCCCACCAACCTGCTTGAGTTTCTGGCTGACCGGCAGCCACAGGAAAACCTGTTTGTGGGTGACGTCCTGCAGCGCGCGCGGCCCATCCGCAGGAAGGACAACAAGTACTACATCCCCCCCATCCTGTACAGCAAGGCCAGCTACCCGCCCTATGCTGGCGGTGGGGGCTTCCTCATGGCCGGCAGGCTGGCCCGCCGCCTGCACCACGCCTGTGACACCCTGGAACTCTACCCCATTGATGACGTCTTCCTGGGCATGTGCCTGGAGGTGCTGGGCGTGCAGCCCACAGCCCACAAGGGCTTCAAGACCTTCGGCATCTCCCAGAACCGCAGCAGCCGCATGAACAAGGAGCCCTGCTTTTTCCGCTCCATGCTAGTGGTGCACAAGCTGCTACCCGCAGAGCTGCTGGCCATGTGGGGGCTGGTGCATGGCAACCTCACCTGCTCCCGGAAGCTCCAGGTGCTGTGA